The following proteins are co-located in the Vanessa tameamea isolate UH-Manoa-2023 chromosome W, ilVanTame1 primary haplotype, whole genome shotgun sequence genome:
- the LOC135194602 gene encoding limbic system-associated membrane protein-like, giving the protein MKKERLTAWSQINSSEVERPRGWAARSVLELGATRSAHGRQLSCRAHHPSYPSPYYRDSYTMLDVTFVPEVSIVGADASSLASLEEGSSALTLECRADGNPSPYVWWTRDGQVIATNGAKLIRAPITRNDSGIYGCQARNSLGTSDSVKIEVDVKFPPRVTWVGPDTVVEANLFSEVTLECKAEGNPSPSYQWYHNPNLSSMSGHLDDGYPISSTPQLLLHNVSYTQHGRYTCIATNHIGLEERSHQSEAVTLNVLGPPVGADTSAAHAWSGAEGRVQASVCADPPPRRAAWLWGSLRLDVPSHIGRYKTLEPTNINGCYRYTLLITYEYEYVGRTCLCATR; this is encoded by the exons Atga aGAAAGAACGATTGACAGCATGGAGTCAAATCAACTCATCAGAAGTGGAACGTCCCCGTGGGTGGGCGGCACGGTCGGTGCTCGAGCTGGGAGCGACGAGATCTGCACACGGCAGGCAACTGTCTTGTAGAGCTCATCATCCATCCTACCCATCGCCTTATTATAGAGATTCATACACAATGTTAGACGTGACAT TTGTTCCAGAAGTATCCATTGTTGGAGCAGATGCAAGTTCTCTTGCGAGTCTGGAAGAAGGTTCCAGTGCATTGACCCTTGAATGCAGAGCTGATGGGAATCCTAGTCCTTACGTATGGTGGACTAGAGATGGACAAGTTATCGCCACTAATGGGGCCAAGCTTATAAGAGCTCCAATAACTAGGAATGATTCAG gTATATATGGATGTCAAGCAAGAAATTCACTGGGAACATCGGATTCTGTTAAAATAGAAGTTGACGTTAAAT TTCCTCCAAGGGTGACGTGGGTTGGACCAGACACAGTCGTGGAAGCAAATCTATTTTCGGAAGTTACATTGGAGTGTAAAGCGGAAGGAAACCCGTCACCGTCTTACCAATGGTACcataa TCCTAACTTATCATCAATGAGCGGCCATCTCGATGATGGGTACCCAATATCGTCGACCCCCCAACTATTGCTTCACAACGTGTCGTACACTCAGCATGGTCGTTACACGTGTATCGCTACCAACCACATCGGACTTGAAGAAAG GAGCCACCAGTCGGAAGCCGTCACCCTCAACGTGTTGGGCCCACCTGTGGGTGCAGACACTAGTGCGGCGCACGCTTGGAGCGGTGCTGAGGGTCGTGTACAAGCGTCCGTCTGTGCTGACCCGCCTCCTCGCCGCGCTGCATGGCTCTGGGGCAGCTTGAGGCTCGATGTTCCCTCACATATTg GTCGTTACAAAACTCTGGAGCCTACGAACATCAATGGCTGCTATCGCTACACGCTGCTGATCACGTACGAGTACGAGTATGTCGGACGCACGTGTTTATGTGCTACACGTTGA